The genomic interval ATTTAGTGAAGTTTGGCACGATGTATTTAGGGAGTGTCAGAACAACGATGGAGGAAATTGTAGATGAAGCAAATTAATCGATGGATTCCAGTTTTGTGGTTGGTTTCTATCGCGATATTAGCGGTATTTTATACGCAACTCCCTGCACAAGTAGGTACACATTTGAACATTAATGGTGATGTAGACGGATGGGGTGCGAAAAGTCAATTATGGATTTTACCGATGATATTTCTGGTTATCTGGTTTTTTCTATCTTTGTTGCTACACTATGCGCCAGTATGGGAACGTGCTATTCAAGGAAAAACAGTTGAAAAAAGTCGGTCACAACGTCAAGATGTTTTGCTCATTTTAGTTATCGTACAATTGACGGTATGGGTGCTTTACACGGTGTATCTGATTTATCTGATGAATGGTAAAGAAGGGGTACCGTTTTGGCTCATGTGGCTCGCGTATCTCGTCATCGGATTGACAGTGGTGGTTCGTATCGTCCGTGTATTTAAGCGAAATTAAGCATAATAACGATAAGAAAGAGGCTGAGACATTAAGTTTTCCCAGTCTCTTCCTATTTTATGTATGCTTTATGCAGCGATTGCGGTAAATATGACACATAGGATGAACATCGCAGCGCCTAATATCCAAGACCACTTAGCAGACAGGTGCCCATTAGAATGAAGCATAACCCCGAATAGCCACCCTCCTAAGACATTCGTTAAACTCAATGCACTTAAAAATGTGTTTCCGGGTGCGAAAATATTAAGCGAATCAATTTTGACTGTTGTCATATCCAAATGGAATAACACTTGGATGGCACTGATAATAATAGTGGCACATAATATCGCGTTATAGTAACGTAATACGCCGCCGAACATCCCTTTTTTAGAGAGTGCTTTCTTGAAAATCTTATAAATGATTAGTGTGATGCCGAAAGTGATACCAATAAAAATAATGCTCCCGATGATGACCCCAATGATGCCGACCACCATGATGATAGGTGCGGATTGTTGTGCTTGTGCTTCCGTTAATCCTTGTTCAATGAGCTGTTGGGTGTAATCGACAGTGAAAGCAGACAGTGCAGCTTGGATGATGATTAAAACTAGGAATAATAAAACTTTCTTCCATATATGAGGTTGTGTTCTATCTCTGTTAAAAGCTTCTATATATAACGGTTTTGAAAATGCCATAGACCTGCCTCCCGTAAAAGTGTTAAAAATAGTATAGCACTTAATAATATAATTTTATACTTTAATCATGATATTGTGTAAGTTTTGTCATATTTTAGAATTTTTACTTGAAATACAAAAAAGCCTCTAACAATGTGATAGTATTAAGATAATCTTTTTGAGGAGGCAAACAAAGTTGGTCAAGACAAATCTACCTCTATTCCAACATTTTGAAG from Staphylococcus sp. MI 10-1553 carries:
- a CDS encoding DUF1648 domain-containing protein, with the protein product MKQINRWIPVLWLVSIAILAVFYTQLPAQVGTHLNINGDVDGWGAKSQLWILPMIFLVIWFFLSLLLHYAPVWERAIQGKTVEKSRSQRQDVLLILVIVQLTVWVLYTVYLIYLMNGKEGVPFWLMWLAYLVIGLTVVVRIVRVFKRN
- a CDS encoding YIP1 family protein, which encodes MAFSKPLYIEAFNRDRTQPHIWKKVLLFLVLIIIQAALSAFTVDYTQQLIEQGLTEAQAQQSAPIIMVVGIIGVIIGSIIFIGITFGITLIIYKIFKKALSKKGMFGGVLRYYNAILCATIIISAIQVLFHLDMTTVKIDSLNIFAPGNTFLSALSLTNVLGGWLFGVMLHSNGHLSAKWSWILGAAMFILCVIFTAIAA